The genomic segment CCGAAAAGGACGGTCACCACGAGCGATCTTCCCGCAAACAGCCACGCCGTTTCGCGGCTGTTTGGCGACCTCAAAGAGGGGATCGTCTATGCCTGGAACGGCCCGGGGATGCGCGCGGCGCTGTGCGTCGCCTTCCTGGCCAACCTCACCGCATTTCCCTTCACGGGCGGATTGTTGCCCTACATCGCGCGGGAGATCTTTCATACCGACCAGACCGGCCTCGGTTATCTCTCGGCGAGCTTCGCCGTCGGCTCGTTGATCGGGTCCATCACGCTCAGCCTGGTCGGTGGCGTGCGCATTGCCCGGCTTCTGATCGGCGCAACGCTGGCCTGGTACGTCATGCTGCTGGTGTTCGTCGAGGTCAGGACGATGCCGGTGGCGATGGCCTGCCTCGTCCTCGCCGGCATCGCCCAGAGCATGTCGATGATCTCGGCAGCCGTCATCCTGATGCGCACCGCGAGCGCACATCTGCGCGGCCGCGTCATGGGCGTGCGCATGATGGTGATCTATGGCTTGCCGATCGGACTGCTCGCGGCCGGCAGCCTGATCGACGTCATCGGCTATTCCGCGACGGGCTCGCTCTATGCCGTCGCAGGATTCGTCGCGATGCTGGCGATCGCGATCCGCTGGCGTGCCGACCTCTGGCCGGTGCACGCGCCGGCCAATGCGCGATGACGGCGTCTGCGCAACGACGTCAGATCTTCGCCGGCGGCGATCTCAGCGGAAGCAAGGCCGCCACACGCGAATCGCGCAAATAGAGACCGCCCCAGGCAAAAACGGCAAGATAGACGCCGAACAGCATAT from the Bradyrhizobium sp. WBAH42 genome contains:
- a CDS encoding MFS transporter, which encodes MSATARPSALAPFRIRNYRFQWPSDLLTSWAFEVETLVLGWYIIVQTGSVLLLTVLASLQFVGTLVAPVFGMIGDRIGHRDLLVAMRLAYTALSSTIMVLALSGHLSPLSVMIIVTVMGLIRPSDLGVRGALLADIMPAEQLVGAISVARTTQDSARIAGALTGAGLFAVLGIGLVYVAVACLYFTAALLMLCLTRPKRTVTTSDLPANSHAVSRLFGDLKEGIVYAWNGPGMRAALCVAFLANLTAFPFTGGLLPYIAREIFHTDQTGLGYLSASFAVGSLIGSITLSLVGGVRIARLLIGATLAWYVMLLVFVEVRTMPVAMACLVLAGIAQSMSMISAAVILMRTASAHLRGRVMGVRMMVIYGLPIGLLAAGSLIDVIGYSATGSLYAVAGFVAMLAIAIRWRADLWPVHAPANAR